TCTACGAGCGCCAGGGCCGCTTCGCCGAGCTGGTGGCCATGTACGAGCAGGACCTGCTCCAGACGAGCGACCGGGACCAGCTCATCACCACGCTGAACAAGATGGCGGTGGTGTATGAGGACCGGCTGGGCGACCTGGACCACGCCATCGAGTGCATGAAGCGCATCCTCGATCTGGCCTCGGACCACCTGCCCACCATCCGCAACCTCGGGCGGCTGTACGAGCGGGCCGCTCGCTACCGCGAGCTGCTGGACACGCATGACCTGGAGGCGTCGCTCGCGGGTGACACCAAGCAGGTGCTGTCGCTGCTGCACCGCAACGCGGAGATTCTCGACGAGCACCTCAAGGACCGCGCGGGCGCCATCGCCGCGTACGAGCGCGTGCTGGCGCTGTCGCCGTCCTATCTCCCCGCGCTCAAGGCGCTGGGCCGCCTATACGCGCAGGACGGCCGCTGGGAGAAGCTGGTCGACATGTACCGCGCGGAGTCGGAGAGCTCGCCGTCCACCGAGCAGGCTGCCGCGCTCATCTACAAGATTGGCGAGCTGTACGAGCAGCGCCTGAGCCAGGACAACGAGGCCATCGCCTCGTACAACGAAGCGCTGATGCTGGCGCCCAGCTACTTCCCGGCGCTGCGCGCCCTGGCCCGCATCTACCGCGCGCAGGCGGCGTGGGAGAGCCTGGTCGAGGTGCTCCGCGCCGAGGCCGCCAACCGCACCGACCCGATGGAGCGCGCCAACGCGCTCTACCAGGCCGCGGCCATCTGGGAGGAGCAGCTCCTGCGGCCGGAGCTGGCCATCGACACGTACCAGGAAGTGCTGCGCCTGACGCCGGGCCACGCCGTCACGCTGCGCGCGCTGGAGCGGCTGTACCTGGCGCAGGACAACGTGAAGGAGCTGGTCGGCATCCTGGACCGCGAGACGCAAGTGGGCGGCACGCCCGCGGCCAAGGTGACGGCGTACCTGAAGCTGGCGCGGCTGTACCTGGACCGGTTCCAGGAGCCGTCGCGCGCGGCGCAGTGCTGCGAGGCCGTGCTGAGCCTGGAGGCGGGCAACCTCACCGCGCTCACGCTGCTGGAGCGCATCCGGGCCTCGGACCGGCCGCGCCGCGCGGAGCTGCGTCAGCGCATCGCCGAGCGCGTGACGGACCCGCGGCTGGCCACCGCGCTGCGCCTGTCCGCCGCGGTGGACCTGGACCGCGCGCCCGCCGAAGGCACGCTGGAGGCGTACAAGCGCGCCTTCGAGGCGGACCCGGGCGACGCGCGCCTGGCCTTCGTGCTGGAGCGGGGCCTGCGGCAGGCCGGTGACGCCTCCGGACTGGCGCGCCTCTACACCATGCGGCTGGCCGCCGCGCAGGACGTCGACGAGGCCCTGGAGATGCTGCTGCGCACCGCCGAGCTGGCGGACACGCGCTTCAACGACTTGGAGCGCGCGGCGGCCCTCTACCACCAGGCCCTGGAGCTCCAACCCCAGTGTCTGCCCGCGCTCCAGGGCGCGCGCCGCGTGGCCCTGAAGCGGAGCGACTTCGCGAAGGCCCGCGCCATGCTGGAGGCCGAGGCCCACGCCTGCCGCGACGCGCGCGGCGCGATTGATGCTTTCGTCGCCGCGGCGAAGCTGGCCTTCCAGCAGTTGAACGACGGCGACGGCGCCTCCGCGCTGTACCGCCAGGCGCTGGAGAAGGACCCGCTGCACGCGGGCGCGCAGGCGGGCCTGGAGGAGCTGCTCGCGCAGCGCGGTGGCTCCGCGGACCTGGCGGCGCTGCAGGAGCGACGCGCCGAGGCGAAGCTCGCGCAGCGGGATGGGCTCGCCGCCGCTACGGCCTTCATCAGCGCGGCGCGCCTGCACCACGGGGCGCTGAACGACCGGACAAAGGCGCTGGAGCTGCTGGAGAAGGCGCTCTCGGCGCAGCCGGGACACCCGGAGGGCCTGGAGCTGCGGGGCGCGCTGCTGCTGGAGGCGCACCAGTACGCCGAGGCCGCGGCCATGCTCAGCCAGCGCGTGCAGTTGGGCGGCGACCCTCGCACGCTGGCCCCGTTCCATCTGACGCTGGGCAACCTGTACTCGACGCAGCTCAACGAGCCGTCCCGCGCCACCGCGCACTTCCAGACGGTGCTGGCCTCCCAGCCCCGCAACGTGGACGCCCTGGAGCGGCTGGCCGCGCTGCATGCGCAGGCGCGCAACTTCGCGGGCGCGGTGGACTGCCTGCACAAGCTGCTCCAGCAGGAGCTGCCGCCCGAGCACCGGGCCCACTTCACCCTGGAGCTGGCGCGCACCTACGACGAGGGCATGGGCGACGCCGCCGCGGCCACCCCGCTCTACCGACGGGCGCTGGAGCTGTCTCCAGCCAACGTCGGCCTCGTGGACCGGCTGGTGGTCCTCTACGAGCGCGCGCGCAACCTGCCCGAGCTGGCGCAGCTCCTGGAGGCCCAGGCCGCGGGGCAGCTCCCCGTGGACCCGAAGCGCGCCGCGACGCTGCGCATGCGGGCGGCGGACCTGTACGCGGGCCCGCTGTCCGAGCCCGCCCGCGCCACGGCGCTGTACCGGCAGGTCGTGGACGGTGACGGCACGAACCTGCAGGCACGCGCGGTGCTGGCGGAGCTGTATGCGCGGGACTCCTCGTCGGTGCCCATGTCCATCGAGGAGCACCGGCAGATTCTCCGCCAGGACCCGACGCGGGTGGACAGCCTCCACGCGCTGTTCAAGCTCTGGGAGGGGTTGAAGCAGCTCGACAAGGCGTTCTGCGCGGCGGCGGCGCTGCACTTCCTGCGCTCCGCCAACGAGGTGGAGCTGGCCTTCTACATGGAGGCCCGCACGCGGCTGTCGCAGGAGGCGCGTGAGCAACTGACGCAGACGGATGTGGACAGCGTGCTGATGCACCCGGGCGCCCGGGGCCCGCTGCTCGAGGTGCTGCGCGCGATGGGCGAGCACCTGGAGAAGGTGCACCCGCCGAACTTCGAGATTGTGGGCGTCAACCCGAAGGCGGACCGGTTGAAGCCGGACTCCGCCGTGTACAAGGCCATCCGCGCCGTGGCGCAGGTGTTCGGCGTGGAGAGCTTCGAGGTCTACCAGGCGCGGCGCGGCCTGACGGTGCTGGAGACCACGGAGCCCATGTCGGTGTGCATTGGCCAGGACGTGGTGCGGCGCTTCAACGCGCGCGAGCAGAAGTTCCTCCTGGGCCGCGCGGCGCTGGGGCTGCTGAACAAGGCGGCGGTGCTGGAGAAGCTGTCCCAGGGCGAGACGGCGGACCTGTTCGGCAGCGCCATCCGCATCCACGCGCCGCAGTTCAGCGCGCTGGGACGGCGCAACGACGAGTCCGTGAAGCAGCTCAAGCGCGCCTTCCCGCGCAAGGCAATCAAGGCGCTGGAGATGCCGGCGATGTCGCTGGGCGACGTCCAGAAGCTCGACCTCGCGCCGTGGCTGGAGGCCGTCGACTACTCCGCGGACCGGGCGGGCCTGCTGCTCTGCGGCGACGTGGCCGTGGGCCTGGGCATGGTGCTGCGCGAGGACCCGAACTTCGCGGGTGCCCGGCTGGACACGCCCGAGCCGATGATTCAGGCCGTCCGCGAAGGCGAGCGGCTGCGCACGATTCTGGCGTGGGCCTTTACGGACGACTTCTTCCGGCTGCGTCAGCGGTTGGGACTGGGGCTTTAGGCCCCGCGGTCCGGCCTCTGCTGGACGCCCAGCGGAGGGCGAACGCCGGTCGCGACCTGGCGTTCGCCCTCACCTCACGGATTACTCCTTCTCGGGGCGTAGAACTTCACCGGGCCGGCGAGCCACACGGTGGTGCCCGCCGTGCGCTCCAGCAGCTCGTTCGCCAGCTTGGTCCAGTCATCGGAGATGCCCACGACCTTCAGGCTGG
This genomic window from Myxococcus hansupus contains:
- a CDS encoding tetratricopeptide repeat protein, whose amino-acid sequence is MSERNDVPRTTASVAPLPVSGAPASPNAPATETLAQATPHLPAANTRAEDEARERIASLEREAKALSGAEPHTAALLFHEVGLLWEEPLKNPRNAAVAFQNAYKLAPRYLVNIRAARRLFSDVGNWQMVLQLMDAELAATEDSRHQAALLFEKGIILQERLSRDEESATCLRQCLDRRPTDVVVLTQLESVYASRNDAPALVEVYRLLAAAVQQPSLRAHYLTAAGLLLEERLKQKEGAAALFREAFALDRSDLQLLAAMKRLAEREGRVDELLAALGAEASALGAQAAPAYLQIAKVYERNGRKDDALAALLAARQVAPNEPLVLSELAGIYETQGRFEELADVLLARVGSLNDESELVATNLRLAALYEEVLKREADAAARYQAIVARIPGHAAALAGLGKLYYRMQNWEGLVAVFDAEVAAAEDAKQKAARMYKAAEILEERLGRQEEAITRYNTCLQLQPGYLPAQKALTRLYERQGRFAELVAMYEQDLLQTSDRDQLITTLNKMAVVYEDRLGDLDHAIECMKRILDLASDHLPTIRNLGRLYERAARYRELLDTHDLEASLAGDTKQVLSLLHRNAEILDEHLKDRAGAIAAYERVLALSPSYLPALKALGRLYAQDGRWEKLVDMYRAESESSPSTEQAAALIYKIGELYEQRLSQDNEAIASYNEALMLAPSYFPALRALARIYRAQAAWESLVEVLRAEAANRTDPMERANALYQAAAIWEEQLLRPELAIDTYQEVLRLTPGHAVTLRALERLYLAQDNVKELVGILDRETQVGGTPAAKVTAYLKLARLYLDRFQEPSRAAQCCEAVLSLEAGNLTALTLLERIRASDRPRRAELRQRIAERVTDPRLATALRLSAAVDLDRAPAEGTLEAYKRAFEADPGDARLAFVLERGLRQAGDASGLARLYTMRLAAAQDVDEALEMLLRTAELADTRFNDLERAAALYHQALELQPQCLPALQGARRVALKRSDFAKARAMLEAEAHACRDARGAIDAFVAAAKLAFQQLNDGDGASALYRQALEKDPLHAGAQAGLEELLAQRGGSADLAALQERRAEAKLAQRDGLAAATAFISAARLHHGALNDRTKALELLEKALSAQPGHPEGLELRGALLLEAHQYAEAAAMLSQRVQLGGDPRTLAPFHLTLGNLYSTQLNEPSRATAHFQTVLASQPRNVDALERLAALHAQARNFAGAVDCLHKLLQQELPPEHRAHFTLELARTYDEGMGDAAAATPLYRRALELSPANVGLVDRLVVLYERARNLPELAQLLEAQAAGQLPVDPKRAATLRMRAADLYAGPLSEPARATALYRQVVDGDGTNLQARAVLAELYARDSSSVPMSIEEHRQILRQDPTRVDSLHALFKLWEGLKQLDKAFCAAAALHFLRSANEVELAFYMEARTRLSQEAREQLTQTDVDSVLMHPGARGPLLEVLRAMGEHLEKVHPPNFEIVGVNPKADRLKPDSAVYKAIRAVAQVFGVESFEVYQARRGLTVLETTEPMSVCIGQDVVRRFNAREQKFLLGRAALGLLNKAAVLEKLSQGETADLFGSAIRIHAPQFSALGRRNDESVKQLKRAFPRKAIKALEMPAMSLGDVQKLDLAPWLEAVDYSADRAGLLLCGDVAVGLGMVLREDPNFAGARLDTPEPMIQAVREGERLRTILAWAFTDDFFRLRQRLGLGL